One Falco cherrug isolate bFalChe1 chromosome 11, bFalChe1.pri, whole genome shotgun sequence DNA window includes the following coding sequences:
- the LOC129737042 gene encoding small ubiquitin-related modifier 3, which yields MSEEKPKEGVKTENDHINLKVAGQDGSVVQFKIKRHTPLSKLMKAYCERQGLSMRQIRFRFDGQPINETDTPAQLEMEDEDTIDVFQQQTGGVC from the exons ATGTCGGAGGAGAAACCCAAG gaaggtGTGAAAACGGAGAACGATCACATCAACCTGAAAGTGGCGGGGCAGGACGGCTCCGTGGTGCAGTTCAAAATCAAGCGGCACACCCCGCTGAGCAAGCTGATGAAGGCGTACTGCGAGCGGCAG GGCTTGTCGATGAGGCAGATTAGATTCAGATTTGATGGACAACCAATTAATGAAACAGACACACCTGCACAg CTGGAGATGGAAGATGAAGACACTATTGATGTGTTCCAACAGCAGACAGGTGGAGTGTGTTAA
- the PTTG1IP gene encoding pituitary tumor-transforming gene 1 protein-interacting protein — protein MALALRLCAAPALTLALALALALLPAAAQDMAADCHQYTNRSCEECLKNVTCLWCASSGRCVEYPVRRVLPPADLCELRSAHWGVCWVNFEALIIAMSVVGGTILIMLGVCCCCCCKKKSKKPDKDDERAAREREKRRVRQEERRAEMKSRHDEIRRKYGLFKEENPYAKFEN, from the exons ATGGCCCTGGCGCTCCGCCTCTGCGCTGCCCCGGCGCTGACCttggccctggccctggccctggccctgctgcccgccgccgcgcaggACATGGCAGCAG aTTGTCACCAGTATACAAACAGGAGCTGTGAAGAGTGTCTGAAAAATGTCACC TGCCTATGGTGTGCCAGTAGTGGGAGGTGTGTGGAGTACCCCGTCCGAAGAGTCCTCCCCCCAGCTGACCTCTGTGAGCTCCGCTCTGCGCACTGGGGAGTCTGCTGGG TGAACTTTGAAGCCCTGATCATTGCGATGTCTGTGGTGGGAGGAACAATCCTTATCATGTTGggggtctgctgctgctgctgttgtaagaaaaagagcaaaaa GCCAGACAAGGATGATGAGAGAGCGGCCAGGGAGCGGGAGAAGAGGCGGGTGCGGCAGGAGGAGAG gagagcagagatgAAATCACGGCACGATGAAATCCGAAGAAAATACG GCCTCTTCAAGGAAGAGAACCCTTACGCAAAATTTGAGAATTAA